In Etheostoma cragini isolate CJK2018 chromosome 19, CSU_Ecrag_1.0, whole genome shotgun sequence, the genomic window CGTCACAGATGCAGATTACGTTACACATTCATCTGAGTGTCAAGTTTAAAGTGAATCCGGCTGTGTGATGTAACAAGTATGTGTGCACCCCCAAGTGTCATGTAGGGGGTgggaggtgttgtccatgatggatgtcagcttaaCTACCATCCTCCTCTCCCCTACTTTCTCTATGGGGTCCAGAagacagtccaggacagagcccgctctcctgatcagtctattgagtctgctcctgtcccggTCCGAGCTgccccccctccagcagaccacagcataaaggatggcagaggccaccacagagtcataGAAAGTctgaggagagtcctgcacactccaaaggacctgagtctcctcagcagatggaggactctggcccttcttgtagCATGCAGAGTGTCagtccgggggggggggttacagtgTGCTGCTGAAGGAACTGCTCAGGACCCCACAGTGTAatgtagggggtgagaggtgttgtccatgacGGATGTCAGCTGCCCCACTTTCTGTATGtggtccagaggacagtccaggacgGAGCTTGCTCTCCTGATCAGTCGATTGAGTCCGCTCCTGTCCCGGTTGTTTGTGTGGTTCTTTTATTGTGTGGTCCAATACATTTATCACAAACGTCAAGCCACTCTTTCTTCTCTAGAACAATGTGTTAGAGTTGCTTCTTTTCATAGTGTCTTTCTGTGTCAATAGGATCCATTTGtgaatgtatgtacagtataaagttGTCCATAACATTAAAAGCTTGTTTTctggaaatatactgtatgttaagtAAAATTCAGATTTTCTCCCAGTACAGACACGACATGCAGCCACTTTCCATTCACCATCATCACATTGGCTGACAATACAGCTGTGGTGGGCCTGATCTTAGACAACAATGGCAAGGCCTACCTAAAAGGAGAGGAGAACCTGACCCGCTGATGTCTGGATAATTGTCAGGACAACAATTCAAGGACATTTACACGAGCTTTGAAATCTTATGTGAGAAATacaattgattgattggttgattgattgattgattgattagttgttgAATACACTTTCTTTGCTTGCTTGGTGTTATGTGTTTCTTGTATTTATGACCTGGACTTTGGAGAGAGTGCTTAACCAAGAGTCATTAGGCAGGAAAGCATGCTTGAAACCAGTGATtgacacccacacccacactcacacacacacacacacacacacacacgcacacacattaaacactaGTTCACAGACAGAGGCTGGCTGCTGAAAAAATGGAAACTGTAGCTTCCTTCCCTCCATTCAACAGCCGAAAATaccttttttacacacacacacacacacacacacacacacacacacacacacacacacacacacacacacacacacacacaaattctcaCATAGAAAACAAGCAACTAGTATACATTATGTTCTTTGGAAGtcgacacaaacacaacaacaaccaattCGGCTCTTGCCGgaatattcttattttttgtgataaaattattattattatttttaattaaaaaaacataaacatttacaaacagttacAGCAATACTCTGAGACATAGGACATAGCGTCCAAGGaccaacaaaatgtttttttttaaactcagagAGGgaaaacgggagggagggagacaaaacaacacatgcagaaacagacacacacaaacacacataaacagacacacacaaaacaagggACCAAGCACCGGCGCAAGTTAGAGTTGCACAGAGTCTGCAATAATTCGCCAAGTGTTTTTCCCGGTACTTCATTGATCCGCGCCGTGGAAAGTTCCATGTACACTACATCGAAGAAGGAAAGGGTCTACGATTGGACGGACAGGTCGTGgggtggtttccaacgggttgcgaTCCTTTTCTgcaagtccagcaaacacagcgcATTTCTGGGTCCCAGAGAcctgaaaggctgacaggtcattaAGGTCAATCTCATGAAGACactgacagtaacaggcacagtaacattaaacaggGCGGAAATTGTGGATGCAATGTTGTTCCAGAATGGTCTGGGTTGggtgatacttctggaatgctAGACCATACATCTTGCCAGTCAAGCTTGATAGCAAGGTGTGGGCAACCAAGTGGCCCGATCCTCTCAACAGGatcactaagaactgataaagcctcgGTACCATTCCACAGGTTTTAGCCTGCACAGTAAAAAACTTCCAAACAGGATGGAGGGATAAAGGCCTCTGCCAGTGGACACTTTGTGCCTTGAGTGCCGACCTTAACTGGAGATAAAAGAAGAACGTGGCAGactaaatgcattttgtaagaTAGGGGAGAGTAACAAGCTAACCTcgttaaaaatgtcattgttccCATTGTGGAGCTGATATcagcctcccaccaatcaggagcgctgtattattgaataatggggGGAAGGTGTaccagttacaagctatatggcagtatgtttcagctaACCTCCAAGTTTTGACAATATGACAGATAATGGGGCCGCAGCGTAGCTGGCACTGTATATTAGAAATACTGGCAAAGAGAGCCAGTTGGCAGAGTGTGGCGGCGCAACTCTTGTTAAAAGTTAACCATGATGCTCTtctgttagctttctgctgtaGCATCAAGCTAAAGTCAGTGACAATACATCTGCcattctgacaaaaaaacactggtttGTTGAAGTTTTCTCCACACTGTACATGTTCCACTCAAACAGAGAAGCAAttgccatttttaaatgtgcattcACAGGCATTTTAAGGGTTCTTTTCATTATCTCTCCATCCACAGTGAAACAGCAAAATGATCTATTTTCATGGATCTCTGTTACTTCTGTTACTGTAGTTCTCATTcacatatttttctgtttctgttctgtcCTGTTATCTGGAGCACGGCGTGACGCTGGGAAGAGAACAGGCGCCCCTGGACTGTGGGAAACCAACACCATTGACgctttattgtgactatagAGCTTTATCTCATTCTACATTGTATTACAAGAGCTGTTGTAGAAAGCTCATTGGTCTGTACTGATGCTGTGAGGACTGTACAACTGATTATACTTGCAAGTAAACCTAACTTTCTTATAAACTTCAGtgtctattcttgataatgaaaatattccAACACCATGGGCTGTTTCATCAAATTTGAAACAAAGATGTGGTTTGTGACAGGTTTAGCTTCTGAAACGTGACTGTCCCAATAAGCTGTGTAAATGTAGCTGCAGGCTAGTCTTTAGGCATACATCTTAAGACGCTTACTCTGATCTAACACAGACAGGACACACTTAGGTGATGAGTATGTTCCCAagcatgaagaaagaaaatgtaattataagcAAGCAAAGGAGATTCTATTACAATCCAAATTAAAGCTCTGATGCTAACGTATTTCTTGTCAAACATTCAATCTCTTccttatatttttctttaatagcAGAGAGCAGTGTAAgtaattaagtaagtaagtaaagtttatttataaagcgcttttctcagataaaaatcacaaagtgctgtacaaaagagtaagtaaaaacaaaacaaacagtataaaatgtatataaatatataaaattaaaatgacactaGCAAAAACCCATCAACCAAAAGCCTTCttaaacagacatgttttcagatCATTTTTGAACAGAACAGTGTTTGCAGTACACAAGGACAGGGGCAGGGCgttccacagtctgggagcAATAGACTGAAATGACATGTCCCCTCGGGTCTTATAACGGGTNNNNNNNNNNNNNNNNNNNNNNNNNNNNNNNNNNNNNNNNNNNNNNNNNNNNNNNNNNNNNNNNNNNNNNNNNNNNNNNNNNNNNNNNNNNNNNNNNNNNTTAACCGGTGCTACCAAATCCAAAACCGACAGACAGTGGTCGTTGAAACTTTGCACAAATGAATCAACATCATCACATGCAATGAAGGAGCAAGTTTCAAAAGATGCAGAGAAATCACTAACTGTTGTCTCACTGATAATGCGTTTTTGTGTTACAACATTAGAGACGGCGGGCATGGTGGTAAGagacaaattaaatgaaacacaacaatgatCACTAATTTGAGGATCTTCAACACTCAGTTTATCAATGTTTAGGCCACAAGAAAATACCAGGTCCAACGTGTGGCCTTTTTTATGCATGGGGCCGGAAACGTGCTGCACAAAGTTGAAAGAATCCATAATTGTCAACAGTTCAACTGCAGTCGAACACGAGAGGTCATcaatatgcaaattaaagtCCCCAAGGATTAAAACGCGATCTAGTTTAATGATAGATGTTAACAGCTCAGAGAAATCATCAAGAAATGTGCGTGCAGGACCAGGGGGTCGGTAAACTAAAACACAGTAAAAGGGGTGTAGTTTCCCAACCTTAAACATCTGCAGCTCAAAGGTGTCGGGCGAAGCGGTGTCCATCAAACTGCAGCAGAAAAAATCCCGGAAGACCAACGCAAGGCCGCCTCCACGACGCGAAAGCCGGGGATTTCCAAACACGGAGCAGTCCGGGGGGCATAGTTCTTTAAGATGAACGTGTTCGTTCTCACGCTGCCATGTCTCTGTAATGAATAGGAAGTCCAAGTTTTCCTTAGCAAAATGGTCGTTCAGGGTAAAGGCCTTGCTTGCAATGGAGCGCGCGTTGAGAAGTGCAATCCTGGTAGGGCAGGTGTGTGACCAAGGCTTGTCTGGGACAGGCTGGATGGCAAGATCCGTCCGACAGAGAACCGGACTCAGGACACGCTGACAGGGCGCACGGCAGCAAACAGGCCGGGCTGGAAAGATCCAGTCGGAGATGCTCCAAACAGGCGATGACACACAGACCACGTCCTGATCAGACTCGCAGACCGGGACCGGCCTTAAGCATCGCTCACTCCCAGGAGCTCTGGATCCATTTGGCCCAGATGAGAAACCACGGGATAgtcctccgattggacagatagtctagctagctgtctggatttaccctgcagagacctgaagaccaggtaaccatagtcctcagattggacagatagtttagctagctgtctggattcaccctgcagagatctgaggaccaggtaaccatagtcctcagattggacagatagtctagctagctgtctggatttaccctgcagagatctgaggaccaggcaaccatagtcctcagaaatccactagTGGTTAGAACATCAGCATAAAGAAAGCCCAGTTCTCTCAGGGTGAATCTGATTAGTTTTATTCACTGTGCAGTGGCGTCAGACGTCCACAAGAAGCTGTAGGAATGAGTGTCTGGTTACAGGGCAGCAGAATAACAAAGGCTGAGAAGACATTCTCTAACAAGACCATCAGACTAGGTTTGCATAGGTCCTTTGTTTAAAAGGTGTAAATCTCCACTGGAGTCAACCTGTGCTCTAAACCAAAGGTCTCACTCACAGTTACAAGtgtaatggcgtttttccactgctggtaacagcttgcctcggctcgcctcggcccgcctcggctcgcctcggcccattatacttccgttttccattgcagattgagtaaagcctcagcgtggcgcgtcactatagcaacgcgtgatgacgtaattttcagcgcaggtcacaacagcacgtcggctactcgccgcagccagaagaaatgttttgtttcaaaagaagctgaaggaagcaacgaaNNNNNNNNNNNNNNNNNNNNNNNNNNNNNNNNNNNNNNNNNNNNNNNNNNNNNNNNNNNNNNNNNNNNNNNNNNNNNNNNNNNNNNNNNNNNNNNNNNNNaatggaaaaccaaaaaaagcgagtagacccgaggcgagtcgagtagataccacgcagtggaaaaccgccataagatACTTTGATTTCTGAAGCTTTAGtacgtaactttttgatattaaggAACTAGGACTATCAGCTCCAAACAACTCTCTTTGGATGCCTCAGTGGGACTATGTTCCGAAGATTGTGGCGTCTGGGGACTTCCTCtcgcagaaactcgagtgaagataatgtcctcttctgaaaagtccaccatgtttttttttttatcctcggTGTCCTGCTTGGCTATTagtaactgtgtggaggaggtggaggggtggtgcttgatcacggaaggcttgtatcatgtggacacaccaacagtgttgttgtcattacttagaattcctcatggggccAACAGatactacgcactatagctttaattcaattcaattttatttatatagcgctaaatcacaacaacagttatgtcattgcgcttttcataaaagacaAGGTCTAGACCCAACAAGAAGCGATAAAAGGAGAAGGGCGAGAGAGAACAAGACtcagggaaagggaagaagttgagttaatAACATGCATTAACACTCataaaatcaaaacacagacagacttaATTAATTCAGGGAACACAAATAAGATCATTTGATTATGAATAATGTAGCGCAGCGTGAactctttcaggaagacctaatttaatcaatgctctgtacctaaatggaatcagctgggGGAGGTGttcacctaaccctaaccaatcagaatcgtacatAAATTGCCAAATTGGTGGGTCAATCACACACAAAGGGCCAATCaaagagtcacaaccctgctttaaaaatctgtttcaccctgtgctattcagctgtcgttgcaggcaaagagttcAACTAACCCTCNNNNNNNNNNNNNNNNNNNNNNNNNNNNNNNNNNNNNNNNNNNNNNNNNNNNNNNNNNNNNNNNNNNNNNNNNcccccccccccccccccccccccccccagaactCAGTGACTCTACATAGATTGAATGGAATGTATTGGAAGAATACTGCAATGATATGACCGACAGCTGGAACGGTTCCTGTGGACGTGAACATGTGTGGACGTGTTATTGCAGCACCGCAGTTATCATCACATATCATCAGCTCAGTTAGACAAACTTTGGATTGATGTCTATTTAtcatttctgtttcatttttccCTGTTTTAACCATTTTAACTTGCAATTCTATACTGCTCTTTATTTTGATGTGTTTAATTGCCACTCAGGTACTTTAATGGCTTAATTTTTGcctaaatcatttttaatgccCGGGGggcatttatatataaatatatatcaagggagttttttcccctctgcttAACATGACAAGTCAAGTAACTGACTGGTTGCATATTTGTTGCAGCTGTGACAATTCTTGGCGTTCTTAACAGGCTAACTAATGGCTCCTGCATTTCAAAAAGCAGGATTTTCACAATCAAAAACATGGGTCCTTGAGAAAATGGAATGGCGTTTTAAGAACCTTTATCATAAATTCCTTCCATGAAACATCTGACCTGGGAAAGAGGAAGCTGTGACATCGCTGTTCACGGACTATGGTTAAGCGTTTAACGCCATAGTTCCCATCATCACAAAGCTCATGACCTgggattaacccttgtgttgttctcctGGGTCAAAAACGAACAGCAATTTGacatttgtgtccctttttcagactttttcccAATgcatttttgtggtaatttggtttaaaagaaactcatatttcagatatagacatttattaaaggggtcaactttgaccagaggacaacagtgTGTATAACCTCTTTCCGACCAAGTATTACAGTAAGTTAGTTATAGGAACAGTCCCcttctaaacagttctactaactacACTCCAGGCCAAGTGGCCATAGGAatgacagatagatagatagatagatagatactttattcgcAAACACGGTAACGGGCTTTATAGAGTCGTCCATGCTGGATATGAGTCTCTCTGAGGGTCTGTACTGTAAATCTACCGCCATTTATGTCTATTAAGTCACAATAACTAGTAAATAAAATCCTACATGTCAATTGCTAATTAAAAAGGCATGATGTAGTTCCCTCCCAGCCTGCTGAGCACTGGATTGGGGCCTGCTTCTTattccccctcccctcctttccGGCAAAAATTGCTGGTTCAAAGACTTCCTGACATCTGGCCCCAACAGCCATTGCTGGAGGGTGAAAGGGCAGATGGATGAACAGGGCTACTTCCATTTTGTTTCTTCAGAATGTATGTTGGATGTTTTGTATCTTGTGTGTGACTGTCAGTGTTTAACAGTTATCAGTTAAAatcaatcaacaacaaaaaatttgGTATTTTGCGCCAGTTTTGCAAATATCATGTAAGACTCGATTTCACCATTTCTTTGCATAAAACTCTCCGGAAAGAGACATTTAATGgttaatatttcaaataaaaattcCTGGGGCAGCACACCCCCGGACCCCCCTGCAATCCCACATAACAAAtgacaataacattaaaatacaattaggacTATATAAtgaaatctcctgctaccttttaGCTATATACACTAACTCAGGCTTTTCTGgtgttacaaagaaatctgtgacccgtcaGAATGTGTACTGTAGCGCTGTCTACCTGCCGCTAATCATCCTGTGACTGCGTGGGAAAAATTGGCCCCAGGCAGAGGCCTTACTAAAAAATCGAATGCTATCTACTTGCTATggtagttaacattaacataagcacaggctaattactgctaactaacatgctagttaacataaaCATAGGCATAGGCTAtttattgctaactaacatgctagttaacttAACATAcgtaggcacaggctaattattgcttaCTAACTTGCTAGTCAACATTAACATTcgtaggcacaggctaattattgctaactacatgctagttaacattaacaggcacaggctaattactgctaactaaagtgttagttaacattaacacaggcACAGACTAAGTATAGCTAaataacatgctagttaacattaacaaaggcacgggctaattactgctaaatAACGTGTTAGTTAACAGTAACACAGGCACAGGCTAGTTACTGCTaacttacagtgggtacggaaagtattcagacccctttaaatttttcactctttgtttcattgcagccattttccaaaNNNNNNNNNNNNNNNNNNNNNNNNNNNNNNNNNNNNNNNNNNNNNNNNNNNNNNNNNNNNNNNNNNNNNNNNNNNNNNNNNNNNNNNNNNNNNNNNNNNNtttggaaaaaggctgcaatgaaacaaagagtgaaaaatttaaaggggtctgaatactttccgtacccactgtacgtgctagttaacattaacacaggcacaggctaaGTATTGCTAGATAACATattagttaacattaacacaggcacgggctaattactgctaactaacgtgctagttaacattaacacaggcacaggctaaGTATTGCTAAATAACATattagttaacattaacatagtcACAGGCTAGTTATTAGTAACTAACATgctatttaacattaacatacgtaggcacaggctaattactgctaactaacatgctagttaacattagttattaaacctaaacagctgatgtaagtccaaactgtccgCGAGGTTCACCTGAGTACGGTGATATGACGactatgcaacagcaagtcGCGTAGTtgtgacacaattgttagcctatttttacaaaaaacgtctgctacggagaaatagacggacaaatagagtctttaaacgcttcaaatgtaaagttatttgctgtcaaagtgcaTTAACAGGATTACTAAGCGTTAGAAGCAGACAGTAACCAGCTGCTGGGCAGAGTGTTCCTCCTGTAGTGCTCTGTTCAGCTCTCCTCCCATCAATATCACCAACTTGCAAGCAAAAACAACGCTTTAAAATAGTTCGCTGCTCTCCTGAACTGCCCCAAGGCACGCAATTCTTCAAGACCGGAAACTGAGTAAGTTTGCCTTCAACATAAAAGCATACTATGTTGCATTTCATATGCGTTTACAACGGGTTTTCTCCACCAGTCCAGGCTTATTACCCTACTTTTACATCAGCTAAAACCAGGGTCCCTTCAAATCTGACTTCTattttttcatctcattttcttttgtatacCATGCTTCCAATTGTTAAAGTCATCTTTTcatcttattgtgtttttttttgtgttcatagtattatatttatttatactatttatatttatattataagaAATTATAGATTTAGCCCAAACCACTCTGCTGTAGAGAATTACAGTCACACCAGAAGAgcatattttactttaatgtaaAGGTATAGTGAAAAGGACAGAGATAGCAATCACGTGCATTTAGCCAATATGTAACTATGACCTTTACAGTTACATCACAACCTCTGAGTTTTATTCTGAAACGCCCAACCGGAACCTTGATGTTTTCTCGTGTGTAACTTGATGCTTGTACCTGTCAAGCTCGTCGGTGTTTCGCTGAAATGCCGGTCGGCTTCAGCCTCGCAGGGCTCGACACGGACCCACGCCTCGGTCCGAGCTTCCACCCGCGAAGTGTCTTCAACGTGGCGGTGCGTTAAAGGACTGAACACCGCTTTGGTCCCGGAGGGGGGTTATTCGACTCTACAGCGGTCTGCATTACAACGGAATGGGAGCTGAATGAATTGAAAGTCGGACGGTGGACACGGGCTGATGGACCGGGGACAACAGGGGCAACAGAAGCCCGCAGTACTCAGATACATGACCTAGATACCGCAGAGCTTAACGGACGCGTCTTCAGGACATCCCTGCTGTAGTAACTGACGTCCTGTAACAACCTCGTAATAAGTGaccttcatctttttttttttatttgctgttgcTGAACTGTCCATAACAAGGTGAATGTGTATGATTATCATCCATGCAGACCATGACCTATGCAAAATAATGGCACAAGATCAACAGCGTGAAAGGGTTTCCATGCCGGGTGTTTTTCTGACCTTTGCTTTAGGGTTAAGAGGAAACCAGATGAAAAATTAACCAAGCAGGTGGCCCGAGGATCCTGGATACTACGCTCTCCCCTGCCATTTTCTCTCAGTAGACTATGACATTACACCAGCTTTGCTCTTTGGATTACAGCTCACCAGGCCCGCAGCAAAGCCGGGATCAAAGGTCGAAAGAAGAGCCTTATCTATAAGCAAAATCATTTATGGTGATCAGCAATAAATTAAACTGCCCCGCAATAACAAAGTCCGATTCTAATAGACTTTGGGCCTGTGTTGCCGTTATGCTCCTGAACTGTGGGCAGCCGTTACCTCTTCTGAGGCACACGGACGTGCCGCCTCGGGTCATAGAGAACTTCATCCTGACTGGCTACCGCTTCCCAAACTACAGCCTGGTGGACTGCTTGCTCTCAGCGTTCCGGCCCACCAATGAAACGGGCAACTTCTGGACCCATTTCCTCccggtttttattttttcgtACTATTTCGTGGAGGTGTTCGGTTGGGAGGGTGCGCCCCACAGTGACGCCCCGTTCTTCTACCCTCTGTGGAACTACTTCATCGGGGTATTCTGTCTGTTAATGGCTAGCAGCATGGCCCACCTGCTCAACTCCATGTCTCTGGTGGTAAGAGAAGTCTGCTTTTTTGTTGATTACGGCACAATCAGTTCCTACACGGTTGGCTCGTCGTTggcatactactactacatccACCCTCGGGCGGGGATAGTGGAGACCGGAGGCCAAAATGGCTCCCATGTGGACTTGAAAGGTGAACCCGCAGGATCTCAAACATCAACCTATGCAATCCCTGATTTCGGCGTGTTCTTTGAGACTTTCTACATCCCGTCCGCATGCGTTGTAGCAATCATTTGTGTCTTATCTTGCTGCAACTCTCGCCAGAGGTGGAGGCGACATCGGTACCTCATCCGAACCTTTGTTTTCCTCCTCCCGTTCCTCCTTTCCTCCACGCCAGTCTTCTACCGCCTCCTCACCAGATCACCTtactccaccacctcctcctcttttgcTGCTTCCACCTCCACGGCCAGCTACTTTTACCGCCACTGCCTGTGGCTGCTGGGGTCCGCCGTCTTCAACATCAGCAAGGTCCCCGAGCGGCTGGCCCCGGGTCGCTTCGACATCTGGGGCCACAGCCACCAGTGGTTCCACTGTTGCACGTTTTTGTCCATCCTCGACGAACTCCACATGATCAAGACTGAATTGAAGGCGATCCTGCTCAGCCCGAGTCTCGTGCTGCCCCCTGCCACCCTCTCTCGCCTACCGGGCCCCACCGTCGCCTCCACCTATGGGGTGATGTGCCTCCTCCAGACCACCATCGTCTCCGTCATCGTGTGGTTCTCCTGGCACGCCAACTGCATCTACGGACCGCAGAGCGATCAGCTAGCAAAGGAACGCCCCAAGAAACACCTGAAATGCCACTAATCGCaaagacatctttttttaaatcattctaACTGTGAAGGAAGATTTGCACATGCATACAGAGCCGTGCCACAAAAAGATGGGCACAAAtaaatatgggggggggggggggggaatcaccagacgcctcccaatACGATATaatcacgatacaatattatcgcgattttaaacatattgcaatattctgtgatatattacAATCTATAACCTTTTTccccaacttctaatttttcccaatttcaaacatctgttttatctaaaaatgtgttcatattACTTCCATTTTAACTGACTAACACATACATGACAAAAGATCGATAATTGGTGTATCGATACTCGAtcgccactgaaaatatcgcgatactacgatgaattgattttttccccctcacccctaaaggaaaaa contains:
- the paqr9 gene encoding membrane progestin receptor epsilon; translation: MVISNKLNCPAITKSDSNRLWACVAVMLLNCGQPLPLLRHTDVPPRVIENFILTGYRFPNYSLVDCLLSAFRPTNETGNFWTHFLPVFIFSYYFVEVFGWEGAPHSDAPFFYPLWNYFIGVFCLLMASSMAHLLNSMSLVVREVCFFVDYGTISSYTVGSSLAYYYYIHPRAGIVETGGQNGSHVDLKGEPAGSQTSTYAIPDFGVFFETFYIPSACVVAIICVLSCCNSRQRWRRHRYLIRTFVFLLPFLLSSTPVFYRLLTRSPYSTTSSSFAASTSTASYFYRHCLWLLGSAVFNISKVPERLAPGRFDIWGHSHQWFHCCTFLSILDELHMIKTELKAILLSPSLVLPPATLSRLPGPTVASTYGVMCLLQTTIVSVIVWFSWHANCIYGPQSDQLAKERPKKHLKCH